One genomic window of Arcobacter lacus includes the following:
- a CDS encoding serine hydroxymethyltransferase, which produces MSYITEANLKEADVEVYDIIEEELKRQTTHLEMIASENFTSPAVMQAMGSVFTNKYAEGYPYKRYYGGCEQADKVEQLAIDRACKIFGCKFANVQPHSGSQANGAVYAALIKAGDKILGMDLSHGGHLTHGSKPSFSGQNYQAFYYGVELDGRINYDKVQEIAKITQPKIIVCGASAYAREIDFKRFREIADSVGAILFADIAHIAGLVAAGEHPSPFPHAHVVTTTTHKTLRGPRGGMIMTDDEEIAKKINSAIFPGLQGGPLVHVIAAKAVAFKEILDPKWKDYAKQVKANARVLGEVLTKRGYDIVSGGTDNHLVLVSFLNKPFSGKDADAALGNAGITVNKNTVPGETRSPFVTSGIRIGSPALTARGMKEKEFELIANKICDVLDDINNTSLQAKISKELEELANNFVIYNNATY; this is translated from the coding sequence ATGAGTTATATAACAGAAGCGAATTTAAAAGAGGCAGATGTAGAAGTATATGATATCATAGAAGAGGAGTTAAAAAGACAAACAACTCACTTAGAGATGATAGCAAGTGAGAATTTCACATCTCCAGCAGTAATGCAAGCAATGGGAAGTGTATTTACAAATAAATATGCAGAAGGTTATCCATATAAAAGATATTATGGAGGATGTGAACAAGCAGATAAAGTAGAACAATTAGCAATTGATAGAGCTTGTAAAATCTTTGGTTGTAAATTTGCAAATGTTCAACCTCATTCTGGAAGCCAAGCTAATGGTGCAGTTTATGCAGCATTAATTAAAGCTGGTGATAAAATCTTAGGTATGGATTTATCTCATGGTGGACATTTAACTCATGGTTCTAAACCATCATTCTCTGGACAAAACTATCAAGCATTCTATTATGGAGTAGAACTTGATGGAAGAATTAATTATGATAAAGTTCAAGAGATTGCAAAAATTACTCAACCAAAAATCATTGTTTGTGGTGCTAGCGCATATGCAAGAGAGATTGATTTTAAAAGATTTAGAGAAATAGCAGATTCAGTTGGAGCTATTTTATTTGCTGATATTGCACACATTGCAGGTCTTGTAGCAGCTGGTGAACATCCATCTCCATTTCCTCATGCTCATGTAGTTACAACTACAACTCATAAGACTTTAAGAGGTCCAAGAGGTGGTATGATAATGACTGATGATGAAGAGATTGCTAAAAAAATAAACTCAGCTATTTTCCCAGGACTTCAAGGTGGACCACTTGTTCATGTAATAGCTGCAAAAGCAGTAGCATTTAAAGAGATACTTGATCCAAAATGGAAAGATTATGCAAAACAAGTAAAAGCAAATGCAAGAGTGTTAGGAGAAGTTCTAACAAAAAGAGGATATGATATAGTAAGTGGTGGAACAGATAATCACTTAGTATTAGTAAGTTTTTTAAATAAACCATTTTCAGGGAAAGATGCAGATGCAGCTTTAGGAAATGCAGGGATAACTGTAAATAAAAACACAGTACCAGGAGAAACAAGAAGTCCATTTGTAACATCAGGTATTAGAATAGGATCTCCAGCATTAACTGCTAGAGGGATGAAAGAAAAAGAGTTTGAATTAATAGCAAACAAAATTTGTGATGTATTAGATGATATAAACAACACTAGTTTACAAGCTAAAATTAGCAAAGAGTTAGAAGAATTAGCTAACAATTTTGTTATTTACAACAACGCTACGTATTAA
- a CDS encoding SPOR domain-containing protein, whose amino-acid sequence MQIKGEDFLKKVQLQQEKEELERKLTELDESRISINSINLGNNLNNAYRNVEEETSSINLNRNSMNNQLEDEPHDFDNIMLENPTFGNNGEDNKKKYLILGILLVVLFLLTIIIIRLLTSDSKKEDQFTSNNNSSEMRTLSENSNAIDANYQKIVDTDRARKESNETMVPLPNATSTDTKLNTIQEANQANNTPSVNETYQAEAKNSISNQEMDDTIKKIEEKKATKKDEVVEKATTAKTETKKSIKDLVEGNSTSSSTAQNFSSGANGYFVQIGAFSKRPSESYLNSITKEGFKYKVIQEEVKGTMYNKLLIGPYSSSSTASSSVSTIKEKLNVTSAFVVKY is encoded by the coding sequence ATGCAAATAAAAGGTGAAGATTTTTTAAAGAAAGTTCAACTGCAACAAGAAAAAGAAGAGTTAGAACGAAAATTAACAGAACTTGATGAATCAAGAATATCAATTAATAGCATTAACTTAGGAAATAATCTTAATAATGCATATAGAAATGTTGAAGAAGAAACTTCTTCAATTAATTTAAACAGAAATTCTATGAATAATCAACTTGAAGATGAACCTCATGATTTTGATAATATTATGTTAGAAAATCCAACTTTTGGAAATAATGGTGAAGATAATAAGAAAAAATACCTAATTTTAGGTATTTTACTTGTTGTGTTATTTTTATTAACTATTATAATAATTCGTCTTTTAACAAGTGATTCAAAAAAAGAAGATCAATTTACATCAAATAATAACTCTTCAGAGATGAGAACACTATCTGAAAACAGTAATGCAATTGATGCAAATTATCAAAAAATAGTTGATACAGATAGAGCAAGAAAAGAGTCAAATGAAACTATGGTTCCATTACCAAATGCTACTTCAACTGATACAAAATTAAATACAATTCAAGAAGCAAACCAAGCTAATAATACTCCTTCTGTAAATGAAACGTACCAAGCTGAAGCAAAAAATTCTATTTCAAATCAAGAAATGGATGATACTATCAAAAAAATTGAAGAGAAAAAAGCAACTAAAAAAGATGAAGTTGTAGAAAAAGCTACAACAGCAAAAACTGAAACAAAAAAATCTATAAAAGATTTAGTTGAAGGAAATTCAACTTCATCATCAACTGCTCAAAACTTTTCATCAGGAGCAAATGGCTATTTTGTACAAATTGGTGCTTTTTCTAAAAGACCAAGTGAAAGTTATTTAAATAGCATTACAAAAGAAGGTTTTAAATATAAAGTTATTCAAGAAGAGGTAAAGGGAACAATGTATAATAAACTTTTAATTGGTCCTTATTCATCAAGTTCAACAGCATCATCAAGTGTTTCTACAATAAAAGAAAAACTAAATGTAACAAGTGCTTTTGTAGTTAAATATTAA
- a CDS encoding anthranilate synthase component I family protein: protein MNFYSKELFLDQFTPVSIYEKVKSLYKDEITFLFESTINSSATEGNYSYIIIGDRERIWYENETCYFKNEEGKIETVESNPLRFLQKYYKNFDKQIYKEQASKLGIGLIDGFIGNVGYDMAKEFEPKLNAYMKNLKDQINIPDLDLIRPNILLAFSHKTSKLVILTSVESKKDELKTIEDLLIGSYNYLPIKKATILDEGKFNFTKEEFFEKVAKSKEMIKAGDIFQILISNRFIQKAIVDNLSFYRVLRSKNPSPYLYLLEYEDFCIAGSSPEVMVRLIDGHLLLRPIAGTRKRGKTLEKDLQMENELSSDVKEKAEHLMLVDLGRNDVGRVARPGTVKVTDLMRVERYSHVMHMVSDVEAIIDDKYDMFDLFMATFTAGTMTGAPKIRAMELIAYYEGVKRSFYSGSIAYFGFDGNMDSAITIRTTMITKDSVIFQAGAGVVADSIPELEYLEVQNKLAANIATLKDLS, encoded by the coding sequence ATGAATTTTTATAGCAAAGAGCTTTTTTTAGACCAATTCACTCCCGTTTCAATTTATGAAAAAGTAAAATCACTTTACAAAGATGAAATTACTTTTTTATTCGAAAGTACTATAAATTCAAGTGCAACAGAAGGAAATTATTCTTATATAATAATTGGTGATAGAGAAAGAATTTGGTATGAAAATGAAACTTGTTATTTCAAAAATGAAGAAGGTAAAATCGAGACTGTCGAGTCAAATCCTTTAAGATTTTTACAAAAATATTATAAGAATTTTGATAAACAAATCTATAAAGAACAAGCATCAAAATTAGGTATTGGATTAATTGATGGATTTATTGGTAATGTCGGTTATGATATGGCAAAAGAGTTTGAACCAAAATTAAATGCTTATATGAAAAACTTAAAAGATCAAATCAATATTCCAGATTTAGATTTAATTCGTCCAAATATTCTTTTAGCATTTTCACATAAAACATCAAAACTTGTAATTCTCACATCTGTTGAATCAAAAAAAGATGAATTAAAAACAATTGAAGATTTATTAATTGGCTCTTACAACTATTTACCAATTAAAAAAGCTACTATTTTGGATGAAGGAAAATTTAACTTTACAAAAGAAGAATTTTTTGAAAAAGTTGCTAAATCAAAAGAGATGATAAAAGCTGGTGATATCTTCCAAATTCTGATTTCAAATAGATTTATTCAAAAAGCAATTGTTGATAATCTTAGTTTTTATAGAGTTTTAAGAAGTAAAAATCCAAGTCCATATTTATACTTATTGGAATATGAAGATTTCTGTATTGCAGGAAGTTCACCAGAAGTTATGGTAAGACTTATCGATGGTCATCTTCTTTTAAGACCAATAGCTGGTACAAGAAAAAGAGGAAAAACTCTAGAAAAAGATTTACAAATGGAAAATGAGTTATCAAGTGATGTAAAAGAAAAAGCTGAACATTTAATGCTTGTTGACTTAGGAAGAAATGATGTAGGAAGAGTTGCTCGTCCTGGAACTGTAAAAGTAACTGATTTAATGAGAGTTGAAAGATATTCACATGTAATGCACATGGTTTCTGATGTTGAAGCAATAATTGATGATAAATACGATATGTTTGATTTATTTATGGCAACATTTACTGCTGGAACTATGACAGGAGCGCCAAAAATCAGAGCTATGGAATTAATTGCTTATTATGAAGGGGTAAAACGAAGTTTTTATTCTGGAAGTATCGCTTATTTTGGATTTGATGGAAATATGGATAGTGCAATTACGATTAGAACAACTATGATTACAAAAGATAGTGTGATTTTCCAAGCAGGAGCTGGAGTTGTTGCTGATTCAATACCAGAACTTGAATATTTAGAAGTTCAAAATAAATTGGCTGCAAATATTGCGACATTAAAAGATTTATCATAA
- a CDS encoding pyridoxine 5'-phosphate synthase, producing MLLGVNIDHIAVLREARKINDPNPLDALSICKLSGAEQITIHLREDRRHIHDNDAKAIIEQSSLPVNLECSINSDIIDIVCKLKPSRATLVPENRNEVTTEGGLDIKGNFEKLQKVIDKLHANEIEVSLFIDPKDEIIELSKELEVEWIELHTGTFANIYAMLYSNLASTHHCIKELELNKSELKTKLSKSIKQIETSSKFAKKLGLKVAAGHGLNYQNVTLISKIPEIEELNIGQSIIARSVFTGLKQAIIDMKELIKND from the coding sequence TTGTTACTTGGTGTAAATATTGATCATATCGCTGTTTTAAGAGAAGCTAGAAAAATAAATGATCCAAATCCATTAGACGCTTTAAGTATTTGTAAACTAAGTGGTGCAGAACAAATAACAATTCATTTAAGAGAAGATAGACGTCATATTCATGATAATGATGCAAAAGCAATTATAGAACAATCATCCCTTCCAGTAAATTTAGAATGTTCAATAAATAGTGATATTATTGATATTGTTTGTAAATTAAAACCTTCAAGAGCAACTTTAGTTCCTGAAAATAGAAATGAAGTAACAACAGAAGGTGGTCTTGATATAAAAGGAAACTTTGAAAAACTTCAAAAAGTAATAGATAAACTTCATGCAAATGAAATTGAAGTTTCACTTTTCATTGACCCAAAAGATGAAATAATTGAACTTTCAAAAGAACTTGAAGTTGAATGGATAGAGCTTCATACAGGAACATTTGCTAATATTTATGCGATGCTTTATTCAAATTTAGCTTCAACTCACCACTGCATAAAAGAGTTAGAATTAAATAAAAGTGAACTAAAAACAAAACTTTCTAAATCAATAAAACAGATAGAAACTTCTTCAAAATTTGCAAAAAAGTTAGGACTTAAAGTCGCTGCTGGTCATGGGCTAAATTATCAAAATGTTACACTTATTTCAAAAATTCCTGAGATTGAAGAGTTAAATATTGGTCAAAGTATTATCGCTCGTTCAGTATTTACAGGTTTAAAACAAGCTATTATTGATATGAAAGAGTTAATAAAAAATGATTAA
- the pdxA gene encoding 4-hydroxythreonine-4-phosphate dehydrogenase gives MIKELPKIAISIGDLNGIGIEIALKCHNEISKICQPIYCINNKMLTQASNLLKIKIPENFELFKTKGDFEIKPGIVSKKSGKYSFNSFMDAINLANKKEVDAICTLPINKESWNKADIRYKGHTEVLRDYFGKHAIMMLGCEKMFVALFTEHIALKKVPKKINEEDLTKFLIDFYKNVKSENIAVLGLNPHASDNGVLGDEEVEIFKAIKKANKYFQKDIFKGPMVPDTVFSPLSRKNFKYFVAMYHDQGLAPLKALYFEESINVSLNLPIIRTSVDHGTAFNIAYKNENVNTQSYINAIKEAINLIQNKK, from the coding sequence ATGATTAAAGAATTACCAAAAATAGCTATAAGTATTGGTGATTTAAATGGTATTGGAATAGAAATTGCTCTAAAATGTCATAATGAAATTTCTAAAATTTGTCAACCCATTTATTGTATAAATAATAAAATGCTAACTCAAGCTTCAAACTTATTAAAAATAAAAATTCCAGAAAATTTTGAATTATTTAAAACAAAAGGTGATTTTGAAATCAAACCTGGAATAGTTTCAAAAAAATCAGGGAAATACTCATTTAATTCTTTTATGGATGCAATAAATTTAGCTAATAAAAAAGAAGTAGATGCTATTTGTACACTTCCTATAAATAAAGAGTCTTGGAATAAAGCAGATATAAGATACAAAGGTCATACTGAAGTTTTAAGAGATTATTTTGGAAAACATGCAATTATGATGTTAGGATGTGAAAAAATGTTTGTGGCACTTTTTACTGAACACATCGCATTAAAAAAAGTTCCAAAAAAAATAAATGAAGAAGACTTAACAAAATTTTTAATTGATTTTTATAAAAATGTAAAATCTGAAAATATTGCTGTACTTGGATTAAATCCGCATGCAAGTGATAATGGTGTTTTAGGGGATGAAGAAGTTGAAATATTTAAAGCGATAAAAAAAGCAAATAAATATTTTCAAAAAGATATTTTCAAAGGTCCAATGGTTCCAGATACTGTTTTTTCACCACTTTCAAGAAAAAACTTTAAATATTTTGTTGCTATGTATCACGATCAAGGACTTGCTCCTTTAAAAGCTTTATATTTTGAAGAAAGCATTAATGTAAGTTTAAATTTACCTATTATTAGAACTTCTGTTGACCATGGAACAGCATTTAATATAGCTTATAAAAATGAAAATGTAAACACTCAAAGTTATATAAATGCAATAAAAGAAGCAATAAATTTAATACAAAATAAAAAATGA
- a CDS encoding ATP-binding protein produces the protein MNILESCYEIHFSKINFIERKVKITNPKTILYGAPKTGKSFLIYDFLSNFKTEEYLYIDFSDLRNDENLTSHDLEEFIKNNQIKTLVLENFDFQFLIPKCENIIISTTYPKEIQSFETINLTALDFEEYLLHDNKYQNITQSFNNYLKFGNLPEITHLDEYKKIHRLQEIIKLSCKDETVYEILKIIIENIDEKKSLFQLYNFLKTKIKLSKDKFYEVCKNLEDNKTIYFLSKYNQEKSAKKIFCYNFSFLKSVTHTKKFKNEFSNMIFLELINKYEDIYYFDNIDFYIKSKNLAIISIPFFNSFLNASLIKKIIKNALEFNIEEIQIITISNNEKIPDSKIKIIATPFYEWALS, from the coding sequence ATGAATATTTTAGAATCTTGTTATGAAATACACTTTTCTAAAATAAATTTTATTGAAAGAAAAGTAAAAATTACAAATCCAAAAACCATACTATATGGTGCTCCAAAAACTGGTAAAAGCTTCTTAATTTATGATTTTCTATCAAATTTTAAAACTGAAGAGTATTTGTATATTGATTTTTCTGATTTAAGAAATGATGAAAATCTAACATCACATGACTTAGAAGAATTTATAAAAAATAACCAAATTAAAACTCTAGTTTTAGAAAATTTTGACTTCCAATTTTTAATTCCGAAATGTGAAAACATCATAATATCAACAACTTATCCAAAAGAGATTCAAAGTTTTGAAACTATAAATCTAACAGCTTTAGATTTTGAAGAATATTTACTTCATGATAATAAATACCAAAATATCACTCAAAGCTTTAATAACTATCTTAAATTTGGTAACTTACCTGAAATTACTCATTTAGATGAATACAAAAAAATCCATAGATTACAAGAAATTATAAAATTATCTTGTAAAGATGAAACAGTTTATGAAATACTAAAAATAATAATAGAAAATATTGATGAGAAGAAGTCACTTTTTCAATTATATAATTTTCTAAAAACTAAAATAAAACTTTCAAAAGATAAGTTCTATGAAGTTTGCAAAAATTTGGAAGATAATAAAACTATATATTTTTTATCAAAATACAATCAAGAAAAATCAGCTAAAAAGATTTTTTGTTACAATTTTTCATTTTTAAAATCAGTTACTCACACAAAAAAATTTAAAAATGAATTTTCAAATATGATTTTTTTAGAATTAATTAATAAATATGAGGATATTTATTATTTTGATAACATCGATTTTTATATAAAATCGAAAAATTTAGCCATAATATCTATTCCATTTTTTAACTCATTTTTAAATGCTTCATTAATAAAAAAGATTATAAAAAATGCACTTGAATTTAATATTGAAGAAATACAGATAATTACTATTTCAAATAATGAAAAGATTCCTGATTCAAAAATCAAAATAATTGCTACTCCTTTTTATGAATGGGCATTAAGCTAA
- the pyrH gene encoding UMP kinase: MNKRVLVKFSGEALAGAEGYGIDTKILDYIAEEIKSLVENGIEVAIVIGGGNIIRGVTAAADGVIKRTSADYMGMLGTVINGVAMQEALEYKGLSARLQTAIKMEQIAEPFIVRKAMRHFEKGRVVIFGAGTGNPYFTTDTGATLRATEIGASMLIKATKVNGVYDKDPMKYPDAQKLDTLSYDRALEDQIKVMDDTAIALAKDNKLPIAVTNMNEKGNLLRIVKGDYSKCSIVK, translated from the coding sequence ATGAACAAACGAGTACTTGTTAAATTTTCTGGTGAGGCATTGGCTGGTGCAGAGGGTTATGGTATTGATACAAAAATATTAGATTATATAGCTGAAGAGATAAAAAGTTTAGTTGAAAATGGTATTGAAGTTGCCATTGTTATCGGTGGAGGAAATATAATCAGAGGTGTTACTGCTGCTGCTGATGGTGTTATAAAAAGAACAAGTGCAGATTACATGGGAATGCTTGGAACTGTAATAAACGGTGTTGCTATGCAAGAAGCTTTAGAATATAAAGGTCTTAGTGCAAGATTACAAACTGCCATAAAAATGGAGCAAATTGCTGAACCATTTATTGTAAGAAAAGCAATGAGACACTTTGAAAAAGGAAGAGTTGTAATATTTGGAGCAGGAACTGGAAATCCTTATTTCACAACAGATACTGGTGCAACTTTAAGAGCAACAGAAATTGGTGCATCTATGCTTATAAAAGCTACGAAAGTAAATGGAGTTTATGATAAAGACCCAATGAAATATCCTGATGCACAAAAACTTGATACTTTATCTTATGATAGAGCATTAGAAGATCAAATTAAAGTTATGGATGATACTGCAATTGCTTTGGCAAAAGACAATAAACTTCCAATAGCTGTTACAAACATGAATGAAAAAGGTAATCTTTTACGAATTGTAAAAGGTGATTATAGTAAGTGTTCTATAGTAAAATAG
- a CDS encoding DNA-directed RNA polymerase subunit omega, with amino-acid sequence MIRLEERISKALKQVDNDRYVLAIAVGQRADELSKGAKPLLEQNTQKMKYTDIAIDEIAAGLLKIEGLVDKK; translated from the coding sequence ATGATTAGATTAGAAGAAAGAATTTCAAAAGCTTTAAAACAAGTTGATAATGATAGATATGTTTTAGCAATTGCTGTAGGTCAAAGAGCAGATGAATTAAGTAAAGGTGCAAAACCACTTTTAGAGCAAAACACTCAAAAAATGAAATATACAGATATCGCAATAGATGAAATTGCTGCTGGTCTTTTAAAAATTGAAGGTTTAGTTGATAAAAAATAA
- a CDS encoding RelA/SpoT family protein: MNQFFKEIQHINSVEDAINKLKTLIDISPKLYEIINFIIEAHEGQFRKSGEPYCVHPILVACVTASFSKDEAVIATALLHDVVEDTAYTLDFVKDKWGSDIAHMVDGLTKIVEIREHEFITPKDASNSKIISSALTFRKMLIASIDDARVLIVKLCDRLHNMLTLSVLPDHKQRRIAEETLVVYVPIANRLGISTLKNELEDLAFFYIYPDEYKKIDDFLKQHEHSMQLSFNNFIATTKNLLEKNGFEADKIKIYSRIKHHYSIYLKMQRKGISIDEVLDLFAIRILVETPIDCYKVLGFIHLEFKPLVSRFKDYIATPKENGYQTIHTTVFYNSKIYEIQIRSFEMNSVAEYGIAAHWQYKSGVKNSTNLNWLKSLEFSNENIEEFYADAKENLFNDEIIVYSPKGEVFILPVGSTAYDFAFAVHTNIGKKAISCYINKIKKPLLTVLKSTDIVHIELGEEVVVRCSWMEMVKTSRAKKQIKILCTQRQKEIDELSGKNIINTVFSRYYESITDVYPVGTLYKVPTVLSFFKHTKLLLEKKIAKDKGLMARFKILTSKIKEFKFDNMLIYSNFSINSVSFDHCCHPKFGDDIVAFRNGHEAIIHHKMCDKAYNRIKTNQQMLFCTWTKNSVYQYKMLISIPNTRGELARIFTYLSQNEFYILVVSFGRQKHTYIQYCEIEFETNKSNIDEVRKIVEKRVKVIEFFSKKDAYNK, encoded by the coding sequence ATGAATCAATTTTTTAAAGAAATTCAACATATAAACAGTGTTGAAGATGCTATAAACAAATTAAAAACTCTGATTGATATTTCACCAAAACTTTATGAAATAATAAATTTTATAATAGAAGCACATGAAGGTCAATTTAGAAAAAGTGGTGAACCTTATTGTGTTCATCCAATATTGGTTGCCTGTGTAACTGCTAGTTTTTCAAAAGATGAAGCAGTTATTGCAACTGCTCTACTTCATGATGTCGTAGAAGATACTGCTTATACTTTGGATTTTGTAAAAGATAAATGGGGTAGCGATATAGCTCACATGGTTGATGGTCTTACAAAAATTGTTGAGATACGTGAACATGAATTTATAACTCCAAAAGATGCAAGTAACTCAAAAATCATCTCTTCAGCTTTAACTTTTAGAAAAATGTTAATTGCATCTATTGATGATGCAAGAGTTTTAATAGTAAAACTTTGTGATAGACTTCATAATATGCTAACTCTTAGTGTTTTACCAGATCATAAACAAAGAAGAATAGCAGAAGAAACTCTAGTAGTTTATGTTCCTATTGCAAATAGATTAGGAATTTCAACTTTAAAAAATGAACTTGAAGATTTAGCATTTTTTTATATTTATCCTGATGAATACAAAAAAATTGATGATTTTTTAAAGCAACATGAACACTCTATGCAACTTAGCTTTAATAATTTTATAGCAACAACAAAAAATCTTTTAGAAAAAAATGGATTTGAAGCAGACAAAATAAAAATTTACTCAAGAATAAAACACCATTACTCAATTTATTTAAAAATGCAAAGAAAAGGTATTTCTATTGATGAAGTTTTAGACCTTTTTGCTATTAGGATTTTAGTTGAAACTCCAATAGATTGTTATAAAGTTTTAGGATTTATCCATCTTGAATTTAAACCCTTAGTTTCAAGATTTAAAGATTATATTGCAACACCAAAAGAAAATGGTTATCAAACAATTCATACAACAGTGTTTTACAACTCTAAAATTTATGAGATACAAATTCGTTCATTTGAGATGAATAGTGTTGCAGAATATGGAATTGCTGCTCATTGGCAATATAAATCTGGAGTGAAAAACTCAACAAATCTTAATTGGTTAAAATCATTAGAATTTTCAAATGAAAATATTGAAGAGTTTTACGCTGATGCAAAAGAAAATTTATTTAATGATGAAATAATAGTATATTCACCAAAAGGTGAAGTTTTTATCCTTCCTGTTGGTTCAACTGCTTATGACTTTGCTTTTGCAGTACATACAAATATTGGGAAAAAAGCTATTTCTTGTTATATAAATAAAATCAAAAAACCTTTATTAACTGTTTTAAAAAGTACAGATATTGTGCATATTGAGCTTGGAGAAGAAGTAGTTGTAAGATGTTCTTGGATGGAAATGGTAAAAACTTCAAGAGCAAAAAAACAAATAAAAATACTTTGTACTCAAAGACAAAAAGAGATAGATGAATTATCAGGAAAAAATATCATAAATACTGTTTTTTCAAGATATTATGAAAGTATTACTGATGTTTATCCAGTTGGAACTTTATATAAAGTTCCAACTGTTTTAAGCTTTTTTAAACACACAAAATTATTGCTTGAAAAAAAGATAGCAAAAGATAAAGGTTTAATGGCTAGATTTAAAATTTTAACTAGTAAAATAAAAGAGTTTAAATTTGACAATATGCTAATATACTCTAATTTCAGTATAAATTCTGTATCATTTGACCATTGTTGTCATCCAAAATTTGGAGATGATATTGTTGCATTTAGAAATGGTCATGAGGCCATTATTCATCATAAAATGTGCGATAAAGCTTACAATAGAATAAAAACAAATCAACAAATGCTCTTTTGTACTTGGACTAAAAATAGTGTTTATCAGTATAAAATGCTGATAAGTATTCCAAATACAAGAGGAGAATTGGCAAGAATTTTCACATATCTTTCTCAAAATGAATTCTATATTTTAGTAGTATCATTCGGAAGACAAAAACATACATATATTCAATACTGTGAAATAGAGTTTGAAACAAATAAATCAAATATTGATGAAGTAAGAAAAATCGTAGAAAAAAGAGTGAAAGTTATAGAATTCTTTTCAAAAAAAGATGCTTATAATAAATAA